In Acidobacteriota bacterium, the following proteins share a genomic window:
- a CDS encoding AbrB/MazE/SpoVT family DNA-binding domain-containing protein, with the protein MIITIDRAGRVVVPKSFRDRFNLVAGTELEIEATANGLRLRKIGNAPAL; encoded by the coding sequence ATGATTATTACCATCGACCGCGCTGGGAGAGTGGTCGTCCCGAAGTCGTTTCGTGATCGCTTCAATCTGGTAGCCGGGACGGAATTGGAGATCGAAGCCACTGCGAACGGCCTGAGGCTGCGCAAGATCGGCAACGCGCCGGCATTAG